From a region of the Terriglobales bacterium genome:
- a CDS encoding response regulator transcription factor, protein MNRHHGARLLLADDHTLVAEACKSLLEPEFQVVGIVPDGRALLRAALEHRPDAVVVDVGMPLLNGLDAGEQIKRLLPAVKLVYLTMEAAPELAAEAFRRGASGYVLKSAAAEELVTALRRVLRGESYLSPQLTKETVNFLIRTRKPGLRERRITKRQREVLQLLAEGRSMKEVASVLDLKPGTVAFHKYRIMESLGVKTNAELLQYAIKQHMIPS, encoded by the coding sequence ATGAACCGCCATCACGGAGCCCGCCTGCTGCTGGCCGACGATCACACCCTGGTGGCAGAGGCCTGCAAGAGCCTGTTGGAGCCCGAGTTCCAGGTGGTGGGCATCGTCCCCGACGGCCGCGCCCTGCTGCGCGCCGCCCTGGAACACCGCCCCGACGCTGTGGTGGTGGACGTGGGCATGCCCCTGCTCAACGGGCTGGACGCGGGCGAGCAGATCAAGCGCCTCCTGCCCGCGGTCAAGCTGGTCTACCTGACCATGGAGGCGGCCCCGGAACTGGCGGCCGAAGCCTTCCGCCGCGGAGCCTCCGGCTACGTGCTCAAGAGTGCGGCAGCGGAGGAACTGGTCACAGCTCTGCGCCGGGTCCTGCGCGGCGAGTCCTACCTGTCTCCCCAGCTCACCAAGGAGACGGTCAACTTCCTTATCCGGACGCGCAAACCGGGGCTGCGGGAAAGGCGCATCACCAAGCGCCAGCGCGAGGTCCTGCAACTGCTGGCCGAAGGCCGCTCCATGAAAGAGGTGGCGAGCGTTCTGGACCTGAAGCCGGGGACGGTCGCCTTCCACAAGTACCGCATCATGGAGAGCCTGGGAGTGAAGACCAACGCCGAGCTGCTGCAGTACGCCATCAAGCAGC